The following are from one region of the Rhodopirellula sp. P2 genome:
- a CDS encoding carbon storage regulator, whose protein sequence is MLVLSRKEGEKLVIGDNIVITVNRIAGNRVAIGIEAPREVSIVRGELDKQESVAPVQQHKAGAPNSAVLEHDIAVAGQAER, encoded by the coding sequence ATGTTGGTACTCAGTCGAAAAGAAGGCGAAAAGCTGGTCATCGGTGACAACATCGTGATCACGGTCAATCGCATCGCTGGCAATCGCGTCGCCATTGGGATTGAAGCTCCACGTGAAGTTTCGATCGTTCGTGGTGAGTTGGACAAACAAGAGAGCGTCGCTCCTGTTCAGCAGCACAAAGCAGGTGCTCCGAACTCCGCCGTTCTGGAACATGACATCGCTGTCGCAGGTCAAGCCGAACGTTGA
- the surE gene encoding 5'/3'-nucleotidase SurE, which produces MKRTAILLTNDDGIDAPGLLAMHRTITQWIRATGNADRYDITVVAPDRGRSECGHSVTTTRDLTVTETQTGWFAVDGTPVDCVRSAMTVLCPHASVVFSGINAGANLGVDLLVSGTFAAAREAALHGVHSMAVSHYRRPDVPKTWDHTGRWLRPVLDSFFSDTSWVANASAPGRDSSMLTTEDDEHQPGQLWNVNLPAIDPATEMPPVFDCEVERKPMKRAGMRTGHIESEATSQFASGSVEFASQQPIRIQADFHGRPRTSGTDVERCFSGHLTISRISPYPA; this is translated from the coding sequence ATGAAACGCACCGCGATTCTGCTGACCAATGATGACGGGATTGATGCCCCCGGATTGCTCGCGATGCACCGCACAATCACGCAGTGGATTCGTGCGACCGGGAACGCGGACCGGTATGACATCACGGTGGTCGCGCCAGACCGAGGCCGCAGTGAATGCGGTCACAGCGTCACCACAACCCGAGACCTCACCGTCACAGAAACGCAAACCGGATGGTTCGCCGTGGACGGGACACCTGTGGATTGCGTTCGCTCCGCGATGACGGTGTTATGCCCCCACGCTTCGGTGGTTTTTTCAGGGATCAACGCGGGAGCCAACCTGGGTGTTGATCTGTTGGTCAGCGGAACGTTTGCTGCGGCCCGCGAGGCGGCGCTGCATGGCGTTCACAGCATGGCGGTGTCGCATTATCGTCGACCCGATGTGCCCAAGACGTGGGATCACACGGGGCGGTGGCTGCGGCCGGTGTTGGATTCGTTTTTCAGCGACACCTCGTGGGTCGCAAACGCTTCGGCACCTGGGCGTGACAGTTCGATGCTGACGACGGAGGACGACGAGCATCAGCCGGGGCAGTTGTGGAATGTCAACTTGCCAGCCATCGATCCCGCGACGGAGATGCCACCGGTTTTCGACTGCGAGGTGGAGCGGAAACCGATGAAGCGAGCTGGAATGCGAACGGGGCACATCGAGAGCGAGGCAACGTCTCAATTTGCGAGTGGATCAGTCGAGTTCGCGAGTCAGCAGCCGATTCGGATCCAAGCGGACTTTCATGGGCGACCCAGGACGTCGGGAACCGATGTGGAGCGTTGTTTTTCGGGCCATCTGACGATCAGCCGGATCAGTCCTTACCCCGCTTGA
- a CDS encoding mechanosensitive ion channel family protein: protein MSENSLSPTNLASEMNLGATEVSPPSFADATSDLVSQMTEGNFDGLTDYATTHLAPALLSAGLGLFVIFIGYLVAKYLMRVISRPVCRRVDETLGKFVGKMVFYSVMFAVVGAVLTKLGAPLGGLAAMLAAAGFAIGLAFQGTLSNFASGVLMLVFRPFKVGDVVNAAGVTGKVDEIDLFTTTLDTPDNRRIIVPNSAIAGGTIENMSHHQHRRVEVPVGVDYSADLQTTRAALQKAVDQLAANVIQGENRGSAVVLAGLGDSAVNWKVRMWVAGSNFWPMTEALTGEIKMQLDAAEIGIPFPQMDVHVHQFAEAAANAEKAGRTRPTRRGADRMVG, encoded by the coding sequence ATGTCTGAAAACTCTCTCTCACCAACCAACCTTGCTTCCGAAATGAACTTGGGAGCCACCGAAGTTTCGCCACCCAGTTTTGCCGACGCCACGTCGGACTTGGTCAGTCAGATGACCGAAGGCAACTTTGATGGCCTGACGGACTACGCCACCACACACCTGGCGCCCGCGCTGCTTTCAGCTGGCCTGGGTTTGTTTGTTATCTTCATCGGGTACTTGGTTGCCAAGTATTTGATGCGTGTGATCAGTCGTCCTGTGTGTCGACGGGTGGACGAAACGCTCGGCAAGTTTGTCGGCAAGATGGTGTTCTATTCGGTGATGTTTGCCGTCGTCGGTGCTGTGTTGACGAAGTTGGGCGCCCCGCTGGGTGGCTTGGCAGCGATGCTTGCGGCGGCCGGTTTCGCGATTGGTTTGGCATTCCAAGGAACGCTCAGCAACTTCGCCTCGGGCGTGTTGATGCTGGTCTTCCGTCCATTCAAAGTCGGTGACGTTGTCAATGCAGCTGGCGTGACAGGCAAAGTCGATGAGATCGATTTGTTCACAACAACGTTGGACACGCCTGACAACCGACGCATCATTGTTCCCAATAGTGCAATCGCAGGTGGCACCATTGAAAACATGAGTCATCACCAACATCGCCGTGTCGAAGTGCCCGTCGGTGTGGACTACTCCGCCGACTTGCAAACCACCCGAGCAGCACTTCAAAAAGCGGTGGATCAGTTGGCCGCCAATGTGATTCAAGGCGAAAACCGAGGCAGCGCTGTCGTGCTGGCTGGATTGGGTGACAGTGCCGTGAATTGGAAGGTCCGCATGTGGGTCGCTGGTTCCAATTTTTGGCCGATGACCGAAGCATTGACCGGCGAAATCAAAATGCAACTGGATGCCGCCGAGATCGGTATCCCCTTCCCTCAAATGGATGTGCACGTGCATCAATTTGCAGAGGCCGCCGCCAATGCTGAAAAGGCCGGACGCACGCGACCAACCCGTCGTGGCGCAGATCGCATGGTTGGCTGA
- a CDS encoding GNAT family N-acetyltransferase — MMGNANQFGFNESSSGTQAARLGDAGDEALRFRPFALAELPTLLPAALERIPPGRAVMVADQIRSAISRQVTDQLILLVSEASDAIAIVLGAADSDMATVLHAGPIVLPTEQATRPDRREIENSQLAEGLGRTLGQICQQRGIQFLQWATAWPLEAAISDGPDSGGGEANSIDWQSWWPHWMGFTNVGDLEYLALDLSGSFSLESLDAPLQLDAQSVDVNDAEQLNQIRDLVQRTYLGSMDCPALEQFRTAAQIMDGYQAVPTYAPDLWFMLSERPGGEPIGCLLMARHGGDPASVLEVVYMGVVPAARGRGFSRDILSLALQCCRQESASRMILAVDRTNRPARDAYMRLPMQTVLRESVWAKNTTA, encoded by the coding sequence ATGATGGGGAACGCCAACCAATTCGGGTTCAATGAGTCGTCCAGCGGAACCCAGGCGGCCCGCCTCGGCGATGCGGGGGACGAGGCCCTGCGGTTTCGCCCGTTTGCGCTGGCGGAGTTGCCCACGCTGCTGCCCGCGGCGCTGGAACGAATCCCGCCAGGTCGAGCGGTGATGGTCGCGGACCAAATTCGCTCGGCGATCTCGCGGCAGGTCACCGACCAGCTGATTTTGCTGGTCAGCGAGGCTTCCGACGCGATTGCGATCGTGCTGGGTGCCGCGGATAGCGACATGGCGACGGTTCTGCACGCCGGTCCGATCGTTTTGCCGACGGAGCAAGCAACCCGGCCCGATCGTCGAGAAATCGAAAATTCACAGTTGGCGGAGGGGCTCGGCCGGACACTTGGTCAGATTTGCCAGCAACGGGGCATCCAGTTTCTGCAGTGGGCGACGGCCTGGCCACTGGAAGCAGCGATCTCGGACGGGCCAGACTCGGGCGGTGGAGAGGCCAACTCCATTGATTGGCAGAGTTGGTGGCCGCATTGGATGGGGTTCACAAATGTCGGCGACCTGGAGTATCTCGCGCTCGACCTCAGCGGTTCATTTTCGTTGGAGTCCTTGGACGCCCCGCTGCAGTTGGACGCTCAATCGGTCGACGTGAATGATGCCGAGCAGCTGAACCAAATCCGTGATTTGGTCCAGCGGACTTACCTCGGGTCGATGGATTGTCCCGCGTTGGAACAGTTTCGGACCGCGGCGCAGATCATGGACGGCTACCAAGCGGTCCCCACGTACGCGCCGGATTTGTGGTTCATGCTGTCCGAACGTCCGGGCGGCGAACCCATTGGATGCTTGCTGATGGCACGCCACGGCGGTGATCCCGCATCGGTTTTGGAAGTGGTCTACATGGGCGTGGTCCCCGCTGCGCGAGGCCGCGGCTTTTCACGTGACATCCTTTCGTTGGCGCTGCAGTGTTGTCGTCAAGAATCTGCCTCACGGATGATCCTTGCTGTGGATCGGACTAATCGTCCCGCGCGAGACGCCTACATGCGTTTGCCGATGCAAACCGTGCTGCGTGAATCGGTTTGGGCGAAAAATACCACCGCCTGA
- a CDS encoding PDZ domain-containing protein, producing MLRSGRRSNWIRWAVCLSMVSCLHAIDASDASAQRLLERLRNRIQSPPPSPLSQPPYQNPAASNRANSARNRTLATPIPRNNASADRRTSATRRSASTGNGQSTTTGRAGEIASDDVQFGMQVSPAVVGGYQGLRVDGFSSQSRADEAGVRPGDLIVAIGNSRTRTLDEAVSALDDIRSTPGQEPAVAMQLFRGGRLYRGNVPAISSARVAAKPPITLPPSSQSVLDNSNRNQPRANELPAPQLPPPASERLSPPTNNTTPTLARSRGSLGIEVRDATPQRGVSVVSVPENTAGKVAGLAVGDRIVSASGRLIRGTDDLLREISILQPGDQIEFGLIRGDAMLQKQIEMGGPGGAPTRSAIANSERDAANANEETPEASGTDSGGFLGGMGSVFGKMLGGNGSNSQAPAGEELPAPSAEPKASFTLPAPTETLPSPKPTAPPTVEIDPLALPADGAASGSESLPPAKPTPVAEPDTLPAEAKSPTVEELQREIERLKQQLQAKE from the coding sequence ATGCTTCGATCAGGTCGACGCTCGAACTGGATTCGCTGGGCCGTCTGCCTGTCGATGGTTTCTTGCCTGCATGCGATCGACGCTTCGGATGCGTCAGCCCAACGTCTGCTGGAACGCTTGCGGAACCGCATTCAATCGCCTCCGCCATCTCCGCTTTCCCAGCCACCGTACCAAAATCCCGCGGCCTCCAACCGCGCCAATTCGGCTCGCAACCGAACCCTGGCAACGCCGATCCCAAGGAACAACGCGTCAGCCGACCGCCGCACATCGGCAACGCGGCGGAGTGCGTCCACGGGCAATGGCCAATCCACCACCACAGGACGTGCGGGTGAAATTGCATCGGATGACGTTCAGTTCGGCATGCAAGTCTCCCCTGCGGTCGTCGGCGGTTACCAAGGCCTTCGTGTCGATGGCTTCTCGTCGCAATCACGAGCCGATGAGGCTGGTGTCCGCCCGGGCGACTTGATCGTCGCGATCGGAAACTCGCGAACACGAACGCTCGATGAGGCGGTTTCGGCACTCGACGACATCCGATCCACGCCCGGCCAAGAACCTGCCGTCGCCATGCAATTGTTCCGAGGCGGGCGTTTGTATCGCGGAAATGTTCCCGCGATCAGCAGCGCTCGTGTTGCTGCCAAGCCACCGATCACACTCCCCCCTTCCAGCCAAAGCGTCCTGGACAATTCCAACCGCAATCAGCCACGGGCCAATGAGTTGCCCGCGCCGCAACTTCCGCCACCAGCCTCCGAACGCTTGTCACCGCCAACGAACAACACCACTCCCACGCTCGCTCGTTCACGAGGTTCCCTCGGAATCGAAGTTCGTGACGCGACACCGCAACGAGGCGTCTCGGTCGTGTCAGTCCCCGAGAACACCGCGGGCAAAGTCGCGGGACTCGCCGTGGGAGATCGAATTGTCTCGGCCTCAGGTCGGCTGATTCGTGGCACCGACGACTTGCTGCGAGAAATATCGATCCTCCAACCAGGTGATCAAATCGAATTCGGTTTGATTCGGGGCGACGCCATGCTTCAAAAGCAAATTGAAATGGGTGGTCCCGGTGGCGCGCCCACACGGTCCGCGATCGCGAACTCCGAAAGGGATGCTGCGAATGCCAACGAGGAAACACCCGAGGCCAGCGGCACGGACTCCGGCGGTTTCCTTGGCGGGATGGGTTCGGTGTTTGGCAAGATGCTGGGTGGCAACGGATCCAATTCGCAAGCACCTGCCGGCGAGGAGTTGCCCGCACCGAGTGCCGAACCCAAGGCGTCGTTCACACTCCCGGCCCCCACCGAAACCCTGCCATCGCCCAAGCCCACCGCGCCGCCAACCGTTGAGATTGATCCGCTGGCGTTGCCGGCCGATGGGGCCGCATCCGGCTCCGAAAGTCTTCCGCCCGCGAAGCCGACTCCTGTGGCTGAACCGGACACCTTGCCCGCCGAAGCCAAGTCACCCACGGTGGAAGAGTTGCAGCGAGAAATTGAACGTTTGAAGCAACAACTGCAAGCCAAGGAATGA
- a CDS encoding triphosphoribosyl-dephospho-CoA synthase: MRPDPWQWIAKTVRSPADAIQYACVLEATAPKAGNVHPVAKFDDLCFADFVVSAEIAANELTATSLGLGDRVHAVIEQTRSRTNTNVNLGIALLLAPIVVAEERYRTSDIPWTLDAWRDATANVLSTLSSDQSQRMGEAIGLAVAGGMDGDYQPEDPALDVHAASESFDVMAGMREAKDRDLIAAEYANGFESFFAEVVPIVEASTGDTGDLLSGIALAHLQLLADRGDSLIARKNGRDVEEEIRDRARRCLKAFEREGDFDSIVEFDHHLRSDGHRLNPGTTADFIAAAVYVCLRMRSHLS, from the coding sequence GTGCGGCCTGATCCGTGGCAATGGATTGCGAAGACCGTTCGCAGTCCTGCGGATGCGATTCAGTACGCGTGTGTGCTGGAGGCGACCGCACCCAAAGCGGGCAACGTTCATCCCGTCGCGAAATTTGATGATCTTTGTTTTGCCGACTTCGTTGTGTCCGCTGAAATCGCGGCCAATGAATTGACGGCCACATCGTTGGGTTTGGGGGACCGCGTTCACGCGGTGATCGAGCAAACGCGATCCAGGACAAACACCAACGTCAACCTGGGCATCGCGTTGTTGTTGGCCCCGATTGTCGTGGCAGAAGAACGGTATCGAACCTCGGACATCCCTTGGACGTTGGACGCATGGCGGGACGCCACGGCCAACGTGCTGTCGACGCTTTCGAGCGATCAAAGCCAGCGGATGGGAGAAGCGATCGGGCTGGCAGTCGCCGGAGGAATGGACGGGGACTATCAACCGGAGGACCCGGCGTTGGATGTTCATGCCGCGTCCGAATCGTTTGACGTGATGGCCGGGATGCGGGAGGCAAAGGACCGGGACTTGATCGCGGCCGAATACGCAAACGGTTTTGAAAGCTTTTTTGCCGAGGTTGTGCCGATCGTGGAAGCCTCCACGGGCGACACCGGCGATCTTCTTTCAGGGATCGCGCTGGCTCATTTGCAATTGTTGGCCGATCGGGGTGACTCGTTGATCGCTCGCAAGAACGGTCGCGACGTCGAAGAGGAAATTCGTGATCGAGCTCGGCGTTGCTTGAAAGCCTTTGAACGCGAGGGTGACTTCGATTCGATCGTTGAGTTCGACCATCACTTGCGGAGCGACGGACACCGGCTGAACCCAGGCACGACGGCCGACTTCATCGCCGCTGCGGTTTACGTGTGTTTGCGAATGCGCTCTCACCTGTCCTGA
- a CDS encoding alpha/beta fold hydrolase, whose protein sequence is MLNLARDLFPYPSSEFSIDGHTLRYIDTAAEAKFAGSEVEKPDSGVEKQSDQPTFVCVHGNPTWSFYYRRIIERYGKQQRVIAVDHIGCGRSDKPSAEDFPYTMAAHRDNLIRLVDELDLKNVILIAHDWGGAIGLSAMHARRERLAGIGLLNTAAFPPPYMPQRIAACRMPLLGTPAVRGLNAFARAAVTMAMSRTKMKPDVAAGLLAPYDNWNNRVAIDRFVRDIPLDDSHPTMKTLRQLESDLPDLASLPISLIWGMKDWCFRPECLRRFEAVWPDAEVTELATTGHYVIEDSPEETLQAIDSLLSRVKDHIGAA, encoded by the coding sequence ATGTTGAATCTTGCTCGCGATCTGTTTCCCTACCCGTCGTCGGAATTTTCCATCGACGGTCACACCCTGCGCTATATCGACACGGCGGCTGAAGCCAAATTCGCTGGTTCCGAAGTCGAAAAACCGGATTCTGGAGTCGAAAAACAAAGCGACCAGCCGACGTTTGTTTGCGTGCACGGCAATCCGACCTGGAGTTTTTACTATCGCCGGATCATCGAGCGATATGGCAAGCAGCAACGTGTGATCGCGGTCGACCACATCGGCTGCGGTCGCAGCGACAAACCGTCGGCAGAAGATTTCCCCTACACGATGGCGGCGCATCGCGACAACTTGATTCGGTTGGTCGACGAGTTGGATCTGAAGAACGTGATCTTGATCGCTCACGATTGGGGGGGCGCGATCGGATTGTCGGCCATGCATGCTCGTCGCGAACGGTTGGCGGGAATTGGGTTGCTGAACACCGCCGCGTTCCCACCGCCGTACATGCCACAGCGAATCGCGGCTTGTCGGATGCCCCTGTTGGGCACCCCCGCCGTTCGCGGGTTGAATGCGTTTGCTCGCGCCGCGGTCACGATGGCGATGTCGCGGACGAAGATGAAGCCAGATGTCGCGGCAGGTTTGTTGGCTCCTTATGACAACTGGAACAACCGAGTCGCGATCGATCGGTTTGTGCGCGACATCCCGCTCGACGATTCGCATCCCACAATGAAAACGCTCCGTCAGTTGGAATCCGATTTGCCTGACTTGGCGTCGCTGCCGATCTCGCTGATCTGGGGCATGAAGGACTGGTGTTTCCGGCCGGAATGCTTGCGACGCTTCGAAGCGGTTTGGCCGGACGCGGAGGTCACGGAATTGGCCACGACCGGTCACTATGTGATCGAAGATTCGCCTGAAGAAACGCTGCAAGCGATCGATTCCTTGCTGAGCCGCGTCAAGGATCACATCGGTGCGGCCTGA
- a CDS encoding J domain-containing protein, with protein sequence MAEDLYQTLGVSRDAEKAELTKAYRKLARKYHPDMNLDNPDAQEKFKRVQEAYEVLGDEEKRAAYDRYGSDFEKIRGGWNPNAGGGGGGGADPSFDGLDLEQIFGAAGRGGGGGGRGGAGFENGFNDFFEQILGGGARGGGQGSPFGGGQRSAPPQRGQNIRHELSVTFRTAVLGDKVEFYLARGGKQEKLSVTIPPGVSSGSKIRLREQGQPGSGGAGDLILIIQVDNHPFYKRIGNNLELKLPITLAEAALGAKVDVPTPAGTIALSIPAGSSSGKRLRLKGQGVRNPKGTDGDLMVELQIQLPESIDDDSKKLIEQFDAANPMQPRESLKF encoded by the coding sequence GTGGCTGAAGATCTGTATCAAACGCTGGGAGTTTCTCGCGACGCCGAGAAGGCTGAACTGACCAAAGCCTATCGCAAATTGGCTCGGAAGTACCATCCGGACATGAATCTCGATAACCCCGACGCGCAAGAAAAATTCAAGCGTGTTCAGGAAGCTTACGAAGTTCTCGGCGACGAGGAAAAGCGTGCGGCGTACGACCGCTACGGTTCCGACTTCGAAAAAATTCGCGGTGGATGGAATCCGAATGCTGGCGGTGGCGGCGGCGGAGGAGCAGACCCATCCTTCGACGGATTGGATCTGGAACAGATTTTCGGCGCGGCTGGCCGTGGCGGCGGCGGTGGTGGAAGAGGAGGAGCTGGATTCGAAAACGGATTCAACGACTTCTTTGAACAAATTCTCGGTGGTGGAGCTCGCGGCGGCGGCCAAGGGTCACCGTTCGGTGGCGGTCAGCGATCCGCGCCCCCGCAACGAGGTCAAAACATTCGGCATGAGTTGTCCGTCACCTTCCGCACCGCGGTGCTGGGCGACAAAGTCGAGTTCTACCTCGCTCGTGGAGGCAAACAAGAAAAACTGTCGGTGACGATTCCCCCCGGAGTCAGCTCAGGCAGCAAGATCCGCTTGCGCGAACAAGGGCAACCCGGATCCGGTGGCGCGGGCGACCTGATCCTGATCATCCAAGTCGACAACCATCCGTTTTACAAACGCATTGGCAACAACTTGGAACTCAAGCTGCCGATCACACTGGCCGAAGCCGCCTTGGGTGCCAAGGTCGACGTGCCGACTCCCGCAGGGACGATCGCACTCTCGATTCCCGCCGGCAGTTCCAGTGGCAAACGTTTGCGACTCAAGGGACAGGGTGTTCGCAACCCCAAGGGCACGGACGGAGACTTGATGGTCGAACTGCAAATTCAATTGCCAGAATCGATCGACGACGACTCCAAGAAGCTGATCGAGCAATTCGACGCCGCCAATCCAATGCAGCCGCGTGAATCGTTGAAGTTCTGA
- a CDS encoding DUF1559 domain-containing protein: MKSKLSFIDLVIVGVMASVGFSLLLPAIQRQRAAARNMQCSNNVKMLGLAMHNYHAAFNQLPPGLGGTVGGEDVTCNQGRLGPIVGLTPFLEQQALWEKIANPYVSPKTGKRFPPMGPAPWFDPAEYTPWASAFATLRCPDDMETQPETPKSEPIVVTTLAMPDLPPEAVVSASLCNYVMCYGDGTYLMGEMIDIHDVEAVNRVRAGMRGVFCGNQRMRFRDCLDGLSNTVGMSETISPGMNDAKESHIAQGIKGLSLNPSLCLKTHDGDHADWWDVRRGSRWADGTLAISGFQTVLPPNSPTCLSDLGMDDPIASASSRHAGGVHALMMDGRVVFVSDTIDCGDSTQPGVSTGKDYALPGSKSPYGVWGALGTRASKEVLGKPIPNVVPAAVNRAGNPDGNPLTSPGPTWSTWTDRDGKHHLEAKINRIIDRETVELEDNRGILHRVPLNTLSDGNIFTAVMMHEMQQQAASKPE, encoded by the coding sequence ATGAAGTCAAAGCTTTCTTTCATCGATCTGGTCATCGTTGGTGTGATGGCATCGGTCGGATTCAGTTTGTTGTTGCCGGCGATTCAGCGTCAACGCGCCGCCGCACGAAACATGCAGTGCAGCAACAATGTGAAGATGTTGGGGTTGGCGATGCACAATTATCATGCCGCCTTCAATCAATTGCCGCCGGGATTGGGCGGAACGGTTGGCGGGGAAGATGTCACGTGCAACCAAGGTCGGCTGGGGCCGATCGTCGGTCTCACACCGTTTTTAGAACAGCAGGCATTGTGGGAGAAAATTGCCAATCCGTACGTGTCCCCCAAGACCGGAAAACGGTTCCCGCCGATGGGACCGGCACCCTGGTTTGATCCGGCGGAATACACACCATGGGCATCGGCTTTCGCAACCTTGCGTTGTCCCGATGACATGGAAACCCAACCGGAAACGCCGAAATCGGAACCGATCGTGGTCACGACGTTGGCCATGCCCGATCTTCCGCCCGAGGCAGTCGTCTCAGCATCCTTGTGCAACTATGTGATGTGCTACGGCGATGGAACGTATTTGATGGGCGAGATGATCGACATCCATGACGTTGAGGCAGTGAATCGGGTGCGGGCTGGTATGCGGGGTGTGTTCTGTGGGAATCAGCGAATGAGGTTTCGTGATTGCTTGGATGGGTTGTCCAACACGGTCGGGATGTCCGAAACGATTTCGCCCGGAATGAATGACGCCAAGGAATCTCACATCGCTCAGGGCATCAAGGGGTTGAGTTTGAATCCATCGCTGTGTCTGAAGACGCATGATGGTGACCATGCGGATTGGTGGGACGTCCGGCGGGGATCTCGTTGGGCGGATGGGACGCTGGCGATCAGCGGATTCCAAACGGTGTTGCCACCCAATTCACCAACCTGTTTGTCGGATTTGGGGATGGACGATCCGATTGCCTCGGCGTCCAGTCGCCACGCCGGTGGGGTTCATGCTCTGATGATGGACGGGCGTGTTGTCTTTGTCAGTGACACCATCGATTGCGGCGACAGCACGCAACCAGGGGTGTCGACCGGTAAAGATTATGCTCTCCCGGGTTCGAAAAGCCCGTATGGGGTGTGGGGAGCGTTGGGCACGCGTGCAAGCAAAGAAGTGTTGGGAAAGCCGATTCCAAACGTCGTTCCCGCGGCAGTCAATCGGGCTGGGAATCCGGACGGCAATCCGCTCACTTCGCCCGGCCCAACCTGGTCGACGTGGACCGATCGCGATGGCAAACATCACTTGGAGGCCAAGATCAACCGGATCATCGATCGTGAAACGGTGGAGCTGGAGGACAACCGAGGCATCCTGCACCGCGTGCCGCTGAACACGTTGTCAGATGGCAACATTTTCACGGCGGTGATGATGCATGAAATGCAACAGCAAGCGGCGTCCAAGCCGGAGTGA
- a CDS encoding DUF1559 domain-containing protein: MNLKQVGLALHNYHSAYRMMPMGCGGTSSGSSEEPLLGNANRLSPLVALSPFMEQQALWEKIANPLQVNRESFPAMGPVPWFDPEKYTPWRQRPEALVCPADPTAEDFPTVASYTINYGDAVMNVGASPLEDMPPYGRTPGALRGMFGYQMVFRFRDVLDGLSNTLLMSEARIGGVRVAKDVSGLIERPAVCIEVHEDDSTEFWPEGRGACWADGSLLSIGVQTILPPNSPSATSEKGELEGVMSASSLHDGGVHVLMADGAVRFASNSIDAGDQDSPTVAEGHLDNGKTLPPGSPSPFGVWGGMGTRASQEIFDPNVLSDPVRTFSKEELAEFAKFELETWHAAKGTGKIQARQVDLTDKGILVLMSEQGDIRRLGLSKFSSQDAYRAVETHQRRMQEKTKLLVEHLSTQLELLEDKQLETFVREWVAFKYDEQSDNPKAVSMMAKLLKPQRGALITRYDQVLEIASTANPEGLRELQEALTTGKRFTRGVELEFLHGRWKLAIDGQVIHEANQPGPYERRQ; the protein is encoded by the coding sequence ATGAATCTCAAACAGGTGGGGCTCGCACTTCACAACTACCATTCTGCGTACCGAATGATGCCGATGGGATGCGGTGGAACTTCCTCTGGTAGTTCCGAAGAGCCGCTGTTGGGCAACGCGAATCGGTTGAGTCCGCTGGTGGCTTTGTCGCCGTTCATGGAACAGCAGGCCTTGTGGGAAAAGATTGCCAACCCATTGCAAGTGAACAGGGAAAGCTTCCCAGCGATGGGGCCGGTTCCTTGGTTTGATCCAGAAAAGTACACACCTTGGCGCCAGCGGCCCGAGGCATTGGTTTGCCCCGCTGATCCAACGGCAGAGGATTTTCCGACGGTTGCCAGTTACACCATCAACTATGGCGACGCGGTGATGAACGTGGGGGCCTCACCGCTCGAGGACATGCCGCCCTATGGCCGAACGCCGGGGGCTCTAAGAGGAATGTTCGGTTACCAAATGGTCTTTCGCTTTCGCGATGTGTTGGACGGTTTGTCCAACACGCTGTTGATGAGCGAAGCACGGATTGGCGGTGTCCGCGTTGCCAAAGACGTGTCCGGATTGATCGAACGACCGGCGGTTTGCATTGAAGTTCATGAGGACGATTCCACCGAGTTCTGGCCCGAGGGACGCGGAGCGTGTTGGGCGGATGGTTCGTTGTTGTCGATCGGCGTGCAAACCATTTTGCCGCCCAATTCGCCCTCCGCGACGTCGGAGAAAGGCGAACTCGAAGGCGTGATGTCAGCGTCCAGTCTGCACGACGGAGGAGTTCATGTGTTGATGGCAGATGGAGCCGTGCGATTCGCGAGCAACTCGATTGACGCCGGTGATCAGGATTCGCCCACCGTTGCAGAAGGTCATTTGGACAACGGCAAAACGCTTCCTCCGGGCAGTCCCAGTCCGTTTGGAGTTTGGGGAGGGATGGGGACACGTGCCTCGCAAGAAATTTTCGATCCGAACGTCCTGTCCGACCCGGTGCGTACCTTTTCGAAGGAAGAATTGGCTGAGTTCGCGAAGTTCGAACTGGAGACTTGGCATGCAGCCAAAGGCACCGGGAAGATTCAAGCTCGTCAGGTGGATTTGACTGACAAGGGAATCTTGGTCTTGATGTCCGAACAAGGTGACATTCGTCGATTAGGACTGTCAAAGTTCAGCAGCCAGGATGCGTACCGAGCAGTTGAAACCCATCAGCGACGCATGCAAGAGAAGACGAAGCTGCTGGTCGAGCATTTGTCGACTCAACTTGAATTGTTGGAAGACAAGCAGCTCGAGACATTCGTTCGTGAGTGGGTTGCGTTCAAGTATGACGAGCAGAGTGACAATCCTAAGGCTGTTTCGATGATGGCGAAATTGTTGAAACCACAGCGAGGTGCATTGATCACCCGATACGATCAAGTTCTTGAGATCGCGAGCACGGCAAATCCGGAGGGTCTCCGTGAACTGCAAGAGGCTCTCACAACAGGCAAGCGGTTCACTCGTGGTGTGGAATTGGAGTTTTTACACGGCCGTTGGAAGCTCGCCATTGATGGGCAGGTGATTCATGAGGCTAACCAGCCTGGGCCTTATGAACGCCGACAATGA